One Phalacrocorax aristotelis chromosome Z, bGulAri2.1, whole genome shotgun sequence DNA window includes the following coding sequences:
- the IL6ST gene encoding interleukin-6 receptor subunit beta isoform X2 → MKEDGVGYWSDWSEEKTGVTTEDKPSKGPPVWRIIDASHTPASWTVHLMWKALEPFEANGVILQYEVTVRAKSSLSSPPEKYNVNTTNLTLKLPNGTYEVTVIAHNRVGASPPSVLLIPASNSKAPVKNVRTLPKDGKLWVRWTAPNSYVLKYVIEWCLVSNSSDCIIEWQNEPGNVQGTYLKGDIKPFKCYLITVYPLYADGQGSGQSVKAYLQQDRPSKGPTVQTKKVGKAEAVLTWNHLTVDEQNGFIRSYTIFYKTIDGNETAVTVDPSKTEYTLSSLTSDTLYTVRMMAYTDEGGRSGPDFTFTTQKFGKGEIEAIVVPVCLAFLLIVLLGVLFCFNKRDLIKKHIWPIVPDPSKSNIAQWSPQVPAKHNFSSKDQMYPEGSFTDVSVVEIEADDKKSFSEQDLKPFDLLKKEKSTSEGHSSGIGGSSCMSSPRQSVSDSDEGETTQNTSSTVQYSTVVLNGYRDQTPVQVFSRSESTQPLLDSEERSEDHAGGGDSTTQRQQYFKQNGGQDETNTDGPCFERRKQTTANEGDLVGFAQLQMSGQSSQPLGLGLEKNTQEPALSDVLQSSTEGQTVRPEAVEGNPSSADEMPKSYLPQTVRQGGYMPQ, encoded by the exons ATGAAGGAAGATGGAGTGGGCTACTGGAGTGACTGGAGTGAAGAGAAAACTGGGGTCACCACTGAAGACA AACCATCTAAGGGACCACCTGTATGGAGGATTATTGATGCATCTCACACACCAGCTTCCTGGACTGTGCATCTGATGTGGAAG GCATTGGAGCCATTTGAAGCCAATGGAGTAATCTTGCAGTATGAAGTGACCGTCAGAGCTAAATCATCTCTCTCCAGTCCACCAGAGAAATACAATGTTAACACCACCAATCTTACATTAAAGCTGCCAAATGGAACTTATGAAGTGACTGTGATTGCCCATAACAGAGTCGGGGCATCCCCTCCGTCAGTTTTACTTATCCCAGCTAGTAATTCAAAAG CTCCTGTGAAGAACGTTAGAACGCTACCTAAAGATGGCAAGTTGTGGGTAAGGTGGACTGCTCCTAACAGTTACGTTCTTAAATATGTGATCGAATGGTGTCTGGTATCCAACAGCTCAGACTGCATCATAGAATGGCAGAACGAACCAGGAAATGTTCAAGGAACATACTTAAAAG GTGATATAAAGCCGTTCAAGTGTTACTTGATAACTGTGTACCCTCTCTATGCTGATGGTCAGGGAAGTGGACAGTCTGTGAAGGCTTACCTTCAGCAGGATC GTCCTTCAAAAGGACCAACTGTTCAGACAAAAAAGGTTGGAAAAGCTGAAGCTGTTTTGACATGGAACCATCTCACTGTGGATGAACAGAATGGATTTATCAGGAGTTACACCATATTTTACAAAACTATTGATGGAAATGAAACAG ctgtGACAGTGGATCCTTCAAAGACAGAGTATACCCTTTCTTCTCTAACAAGTGACACACTGTATACTGTGCGGATGATGGCATACACAGATGAAGGAGGCAGGAGTGGTCCTGATTTTACCTTTACTACACAAAAATTTG ggaAAGGAGAAATCGAAGCCATAGTGGTACCTGTCTGTCTAGCGTTCCTGTTGATTGTGCTCCttggagttttgttttgcttcaacAAACGTGACTT AATTAAAAAGCATATCTGGCCTATTGTCCCTGATCCATCCAAGAGTAACATTGCTCAGTGGTCTCCTCAAGTTCCAGCTAAG CATAACTTTAGTTCCAAAGATCAGATGTACCCAGAAGGCAGCTTTACAGATGTAAGCGTCGTAGAGATAGAAGCTGATGACAAGAAGTCTTTTTCAGAACAAGATCTAAAACCCTTTGACttgcttaaaaaggaaaaaagtacttCAGAAGGGCACAGCAGTGGTATTGGAGGATCCTCGTGCATGTCTTCTCCTAGGCAAAGTGTTTCTGACAGTGACGAAGGTGAAACTACACAAAACACTTCAAGCACTGTACAGTATTCAACTGTAGTACTTAATGGCTACAGAGACCAAACACCTGTACAAGTCTTTTCAAGGTCTGAGTCAACTCAGCCACTGCTAGATTCAGAAGAGAGATCAGAGGATCATGCTGGAGGAGGTGACAGTACAACACAGAGGCAGCagtatttcaaacaaaatgGTGGTCAGGATGAAACCAACACAGATGGGCCAtgctttgaaagaagaaagcaaactaCTGCTAACGAGGGGGATCTTGTTGGATTTGCACAGCTGCAGATGTCAGGTCAAAGTTCACAGCCATTGGGCCTTgggctggaaaaaaatacacaagaacCAGCTCTATCAGATGTTTTGCAGTCAAGTACTGAAGGACAAACTGTGAGACCTGAAGCAGTGGAAGGAAATCCATCATCAGCTGATGAAATGCCAAAAAGTTACCTCCCGCAGACTGTGAGACAAGGGGGCTATATGCCTCAGTGA